A stretch of the Aegilops tauschii subsp. strangulata cultivar AL8/78 chromosome 4, Aet v6.0, whole genome shotgun sequence genome encodes the following:
- the LOC120963113 gene encoding uncharacterized protein has product MYLLQDDAHVMSWLYNRVSLEIFGLVHQWNVTTAHIGSSIATLFLENAEHQVVFLATEFRRIDQSASSVISYFARLKECADRLADLGEPATDRDQRLLPNFLACRAFLLLEESYHAVHNDGPADMALHVARFPVPSGSGGSNSGRGGGNNRQYNNNNSGGGRYKGKGKVRAHSSGGGGHGSGRGHYNNTSSVAAPRAPTPSSAPWTGMVHAWAMPWRPHAPGTGILGARPGARSAFAGTVSHLPSGPPYGAPAPYDAPTWDQTALIHALNNMSLQQPVPPAPAGEWYLDTWATAHMI; this is encoded by the exons ATGTACTTGCTCCAGGACGATGCGCACGTCATGTCGTGGCTGTACAACCGGGTTAGCCTGGAAATCTTTGGCCTCGTACATCAGTGGAATGTCACAACTGCACACATCGGGTCTTCCATCGCCACTCTCTTCCTGGAGAACGCCGAGCATCAGGTCGTCTTCCTCGCCACTGAATTCCGGCGCATCGACCAGAGCGCGTCCTCCGTCATCTCCTACTTCGCCCGTCTCAAGGAGTGTGCGGATCGTCTGGCCGACCTCGGCGAGCCCGCCACTGACCGCGACCAG CGTCTGCTCCCAAACTTCCTTGCTTGCCGTGCTTTTCTGCTCCTGGAGGAGAGCTATCATGCGGTGCACAACGACGGCCCCGCCGACATGGCACTCCATGTCGCACGCTTCCCCGTGCCCAGTGGATCAGGCGGCTCCAACTCCGGCAGGGGCGGCGGCAACAACCGCCagtacaacaacaacaacagcggCGGTGGCCGCTACAAGGGCAAGGGCAAAGTGCGGGCGCACTCCTCCGGTGGAGGAGGACACGGCTCCGGCAGGGGCCACTACAACAACACTAGCAGCGTCGCTGCGCCACGGGCTCCCACACCGTCCTCCGCTCCTTGGACTGGCATGGTCCatgcttgggcaatgccctggcGTCCCCATGCTCCAGGGACCGGCATCCTCGGCGCACGCCCCGGCGCGCGGTCTGCATTCGCGGGCACCGTGTCCCACCTCCCGTCGGGGCCTCCCTATGGCGCTCCCGCACCATACGACGCTCCTACATGGGACCAGACTGCGCTCATCCACGCACTGAACAACATGTCTCTGCAGCAGCcagtgccgcctgctcctgccggcGAATGGTACCTCGACACATGGGCCACGGCGCACATG ATATAA